A stretch of Imperialibacter roseus DNA encodes these proteins:
- a CDS encoding secondary thiamine-phosphate synthase enzyme YjbQ, whose translation MTREVLEQFPELQKIKQGVLQVFIQHTSASLTINENADPTVRVDFESHFNKMVPENAPYYRHTMEGPDDMPAHIKASLLGASVQLPVTNGSLNTGTWQGIYLCEHRNYGGSRHLVLNAWGNT comes from the coding sequence ATTACCAGAGAGGTGTTGGAACAGTTTCCTGAGCTGCAAAAAATCAAGCAAGGTGTGCTACAGGTGTTTATTCAGCACACATCGGCCAGCCTCACGATCAATGAAAATGCAGACCCGACCGTTAGGGTTGACTTCGAAAGTCACTTCAATAAAATGGTACCTGAAAATGCACCTTACTATCGGCATACCATGGAAGGCCCCGACGACATGCCGGCACACATCAAAGCATCGTTGCTGGGAGCATCCGTACAGCTTCCGGTTACCAATGGCAGCCTCAACACTGGCACCTGGCAGGGCATTTACCTTTGCGAGCACAGGAACTATGGAGGAAGCCGCCACCTGGTGCTGAACGCCTGGGGAAACACGTAG